One genomic window of bacterium includes the following:
- a CDS encoding serine protein kinase PrkA yields the protein MLELEESQRNRDRARTISFEEFLVEVRHAPERMIRNVHQVFHDMVRTYVGEGFDEYPEDPESINFISYDCHDLFVEGTDQPFFADRIFANRLMGMIDAFRGGAQQNKIFIFDGPPGCGKSIFLNNLLRKFEEYANSPDGLRHEIVWRLDSAVLEQHGLQDGSPVLEKLAHLLDGAEETDHLSEVAEAHQPRLHKGYLEVPCPSHDNPLLIIPKEQRPSFFDNIFENDEFKWNLSYGKEYDWVFRDRPCTICTSLYNSLLHRLGDPAQVFRMIHARPFLLNRRLGEGVSVFNPGDRVTRQPVLTNPQLQKRIGNLLQDSNAVRYLFSRYARTNNGVYALMDIKGHNKDRLLELHNIISDGVHKVDEIEENVNSLFLGVMNPEDNKNIRGFQSLTDRIEFINISYVLDSSTEVEIYKNIFGHHIGESFLPRVLENFARVIISSRLNEKSQALLDWIEDPSKYERYCDENLHLLKMAIYTGVIPAWLDDEDRHAFNAKRRRKIIAEAETEGHTGFSGRDSIDIFHDLYSNYAREDQFITMDTLCGFFTKGRPELAKQLPKGFLDSVRKMYNYQILQEVKESLYYYNEDQIARDIMNYVFALNYETGTTATCTYTGERLEITETYLVSIENHLLGHDVREGRRKEFREETQREYTSRTLTQEIMVEDKRIGDTALFADLHKRYVFNLKEKVLEPFLQNENFRRALKDYDSEDFRTYDKRVREDVTFLINNLTEQFGYTEQGAREMCIYVVDNDLAEAFED from the coding sequence ATGCTCGAGCTCGAGGAGAGCCAGCGGAACCGCGATCGCGCCCGCACGATCTCCTTCGAGGAGTTCCTCGTCGAGGTGCGCCACGCGCCGGAGCGCATGATCCGCAACGTGCACCAGGTCTTCCACGACATGGTGCGCACCTACGTGGGCGAGGGCTTCGACGAGTACCCCGAGGACCCCGAGTCGATCAACTTCATCTCGTACGACTGCCACGACCTCTTCGTCGAGGGCACCGACCAGCCCTTCTTCGCCGACCGCATCTTCGCCAACCGGCTGATGGGCATGATTGACGCCTTCCGCGGCGGCGCGCAGCAGAACAAGATCTTCATCTTCGACGGCCCGCCGGGGTGCGGCAAGTCGATCTTCCTGAACAACCTGCTCCGCAAGTTCGAGGAGTACGCCAACAGCCCGGACGGCCTGCGCCACGAGATCGTCTGGCGCCTGGACAGCGCCGTGCTCGAGCAGCACGGGCTCCAGGACGGCTCGCCGGTGCTCGAGAAGCTGGCCCACCTGCTCGACGGCGCTGAGGAAACCGACCACCTGAGCGAGGTGGCCGAGGCCCACCAGCCGCGACTGCACAAGGGCTACCTCGAGGTCCCCTGCCCCAGTCACGACAACCCGCTGCTGATCATCCCCAAGGAGCAGCGCCCGTCGTTCTTCGACAACATCTTCGAGAACGACGAGTTCAAGTGGAACCTCAGCTACGGCAAGGAGTACGACTGGGTCTTCCGCGACCGGCCGTGCACCATCTGCACGAGCCTCTACAACTCCCTGCTGCACCGGCTCGGCGACCCGGCGCAGGTCTTCCGCATGATCCACGCCCGGCCGTTCCTCCTGAACCGCCGCCTCGGCGAGGGCGTCAGCGTGTTCAACCCGGGCGACCGGGTCACGCGCCAGCCCGTGCTGACGAACCCCCAGCTCCAGAAGCGCATCGGCAACCTGCTGCAGGACAGCAACGCCGTCCGCTACCTCTTCTCGCGCTACGCCCGCACCAACAACGGCGTCTACGCCCTGATGGACATCAAGGGCCACAACAAGGACCGCCTGCTCGAGCTGCACAACATCATCAGCGACGGCGTGCACAAGGTCGACGAGATCGAGGAGAACGTGAATTCCCTCTTCCTCGGCGTCATGAATCCCGAGGACAACAAGAACATCCGCGGCTTCCAGTCGCTCACCGACCGCATCGAGTTCATCAACATCTCGTACGTGCTCGACTCGTCGACCGAGGTCGAGATCTACAAGAACATCTTCGGGCACCACATCGGGGAGAGCTTCCTGCCGCGCGTGCTCGAGAACTTCGCGCGGGTGATCATCTCGAGCCGCCTGAACGAGAAGTCGCAGGCCCTGCTCGACTGGATCGAGGACCCGTCCAAGTACGAGCGCTACTGCGACGAGAACCTGCACCTGCTGAAGATGGCCATCTACACCGGCGTCATCCCGGCCTGGCTCGACGACGAGGACCGCCACGCCTTCAACGCCAAGCGGCGGCGCAAGATCATCGCCGAGGCGGAGACCGAGGGCCACACCGGCTTCAGCGGTCGCGACAGCATCGACATCTTCCACGACCTGTACTCGAACTACGCCCGCGAGGACCAGTTCATCACCATGGACACCCTGTGCGGCTTCTTCACCAAGGGCCGCCCGGAGCTGGCGAAGCAGCTGCCCAAGGGCTTCCTCGATTCCGTGCGCAAGATGTACAACTACCAGATCCTGCAGGAAGTGAAGGAGTCGCTGTACTACTACAACGAGGACCAGATCGCCCGCGACATCATGAACTACGTCTTCGCCCTGAACTACGAGACGGGCACCACGGCCACCTGCACCTACACCGGCGAGCGCCTGGAGATCACCGAGACCTACCTCGTCTCCATCGAGAACCACCTGCTCGGCCACGACGTGCGCGAGGGCCGGCGCAAGGAGTTCCGCGAGGAAACCCAGCGCGAGTACACGAGTCGCACCCTCACCCAGGAGATCATGGTCGAGGACAAGCGGATCGGGGACACCGCCCTCTTCGCCGACCTGCACAAGCGCTACGTGTTCAACCTGAAGGAGAAGGTGCTTGAGCCATTCCTGCAGAACGAGAACTTCCGTCGCGCCCTGAAGGACTACGACTCCGAGGACTTCCGCACCTACGACAAGCGCGTGCGCGAGGACGTGACCTTCCTCATCAACAACCTCACCGAGCAGTTCGGCTACACCGAACAGGGCGCCCGCGAGATGTGCATCTACGTGGTGGACAACGACCTCGCGGAGGCGTTCGAGGACTGA
- a CDS encoding SpoVR family protein: MQLIDQHAKAIMEGCKERARDAGLRFDDESLEYVVTNRDMLELSPKVMIPTMYDYWVHDVEVLHGKGRYELYPSNPFETVINTRPAISFYNDNNPDWLNVMIFYHVIGHIDFFQNNLYFRHTWDDDFAGQALADKRTIARLRSEKGRWVDYVIEFARSIDNQVDYHGVLADLHRPRRNGVSGRLDYYFDVFLQDEKKVNVNDYVQEIERYNRAVKANPAGGEDEFFREVAGRHPEFAAMQDKAAGRTRERGRDLMQFLIDHSEFLDREENKWMKSILEIVRKTSLYFQPQIRTKIMNEGWASYWHETLFMRDDRIAGHEVDFARVNAAVTAMPRVGLNPYALGMRLFYFIEQAANKGRYSQQFLGLLDREQRQAFDLGTGTGQDYIFAVRENLNDFLFVQNFIEQDFVDLNRLFVADKVLDEQRMVWRWYVKSRSAVDYKAMVKEQLYHPPHVTIDLAQTKPGELCLEHHFEGKPLVKEFVHNTMLGLEFLWGGKVTLETTEVKSVKKPDRPQQPTLPGMGPAQPDAEPEPKIEWQRVRYTMKDRKLSKGLV, translated from the coding sequence ATGCAGCTGATCGACCAGCACGCCAAGGCCATCATGGAGGGTTGCAAGGAGCGCGCCCGCGATGCCGGGCTGCGCTTCGACGACGAGTCGCTCGAATACGTGGTCACCAACCGCGACATGCTCGAACTCTCGCCCAAGGTCATGATCCCGACCATGTACGACTACTGGGTGCACGACGTCGAGGTCCTGCACGGCAAGGGCCGCTACGAGCTGTACCCGAGCAACCCGTTCGAGACCGTGATCAACACGCGGCCGGCCATCAGCTTCTACAACGACAACAACCCCGACTGGCTGAACGTGATGATCTTCTACCACGTGATCGGCCACATCGACTTCTTCCAGAACAACCTCTACTTCCGGCACACCTGGGACGACGACTTCGCCGGCCAGGCCCTCGCCGACAAGCGCACCATCGCGCGGCTGCGCTCGGAGAAGGGCCGCTGGGTCGACTACGTGATCGAGTTCGCGCGCAGCATCGACAACCAGGTCGACTACCACGGCGTGCTCGCCGACCTGCACCGGCCCCGCCGCAACGGCGTCTCGGGCCGGCTCGACTACTACTTCGACGTCTTCCTGCAGGACGAGAAGAAGGTCAACGTCAACGACTACGTGCAGGAGATCGAGCGCTACAACCGCGCGGTCAAGGCCAACCCCGCCGGTGGCGAGGACGAGTTCTTCAGGGAGGTCGCCGGGCGCCATCCCGAGTTCGCGGCCATGCAGGACAAGGCCGCCGGACGCACCCGTGAGCGCGGTCGCGACCTCATGCAGTTCCTCATCGACCACAGCGAGTTCCTCGACCGCGAAGAGAACAAGTGGATGAAGTCCATCCTCGAGATCGTGCGCAAGACCTCGCTGTACTTCCAGCCCCAGATCCGCACCAAGATCATGAACGAGGGCTGGGCCAGCTACTGGCACGAGACGCTCTTCATGCGCGACGACCGCATCGCCGGCCACGAGGTCGACTTCGCCCGCGTCAACGCCGCCGTGACGGCCATGCCCCGCGTGGGCCTGAACCCCTATGCCCTGGGCATGCGGCTGTTCTACTTCATCGAGCAGGCGGCGAACAAGGGGCGCTACAGCCAGCAGTTCCTCGGCCTGCTCGACCGCGAACAGCGGCAGGCGTTCGACCTGGGCACCGGCACCGGGCAGGACTACATCTTCGCCGTGCGCGAGAACCTGAACGACTTCCTCTTCGTGCAGAACTTCATCGAGCAGGACTTCGTCGACCTCAACCGGCTCTTCGTGGCCGACAAGGTGCTCGACGAGCAGCGCATGGTGTGGCGGTGGTACGTCAAGAGCCGCAGCGCCGTCGACTACAAGGCCATGGTGAAGGAGCAGCTCTATCACCCGCCGCACGTCACCATCGACCTGGCGCAGACGAAGCCGGGCGAGCTGTGCCTCGAGCACCACTTCGAGGGCAAGCCGCTGGTGAAGGAGTTCGTGCACAACACGATGCTGGGCCTCGAGTTCCTGTGGGGCGGCAAGGTCACCCTGGAGACGACCGAGGTCAAGTCGGTCAAGAAGCCCGACCGGCCGCAGCAGCCCACGCTGCCGGGCATGGGCCCCGCGCAGCCCGACGCCGAGCCCGAGCCGAAGATCGAGTGGCAGCGGGTGCGCTACACCATGAAGGACCGCAAACTCAGCAAGGGACTGGTCTAG
- a CDS encoding DUF444 family protein — MKRRFEEKPAAPGDHDVPAAPVRPDFTPGVDVIHRVWNTPYVFGDLTFIQAMGTPRGNYTARIGSLDELMERDQQREEDGFPRKIRVGKLVKPSKGGAQKKVIVVPSTVEEKFVHDPNYRQDEEGGGAGGSGEGAEGEVIGEQPVRPQEGEGEGGGAGPGQGEGASHEMESNAYDLGRILTEQFSLPNLRDKGKKRSLTRFSYDLTDRNRGYGQLLDKKATLRQIVETNIALGRLHPGEAIDPSEFLMAPRDKVYRILSKEKDFESQAVVFFLRDYSGSMSGKPTEVVVSQHVMIYSWILYQYAGQVESRFVLHDTEAKEVEDFYTYYNSRVAGGTKVAAAFRLVNEIVRKENLARDYNIYVFHGTDGDDWDTEGKESIPEIEKMMTYASRIGVTIAENSYGTPGETEVEKYLKASGLLESKPGLIRLDVMSESAEEPRIIQGIKALISD, encoded by the coding sequence ATGAAGCGGCGCTTCGAGGAGAAACCGGCGGCGCCCGGGGACCACGACGTCCCCGCGGCGCCCGTGCGCCCGGACTTCACGCCCGGCGTCGACGTGATCCACCGCGTGTGGAACACGCCCTACGTCTTCGGCGACCTGACCTTCATCCAGGCCATGGGCACGCCGCGCGGCAACTACACCGCGCGCATCGGCTCGCTGGACGAGCTCATGGAGCGCGACCAGCAGCGCGAGGAGGACGGCTTCCCGCGCAAGATCCGCGTCGGCAAGCTCGTCAAGCCCAGCAAGGGCGGGGCGCAGAAGAAGGTCATCGTGGTGCCGAGCACCGTCGAGGAGAAGTTCGTCCACGACCCCAACTACCGGCAGGACGAGGAGGGCGGCGGCGCCGGCGGCAGCGGCGAGGGCGCCGAGGGCGAGGTCATCGGCGAGCAGCCCGTGCGCCCCCAGGAGGGCGAAGGCGAGGGCGGCGGCGCCGGTCCCGGCCAGGGCGAGGGCGCCAGCCACGAGATGGAGTCCAACGCCTACGACCTCGGCCGGATCCTGACCGAGCAGTTCTCCCTGCCCAACCTGCGCGACAAGGGCAAGAAGCGCTCGTTGACGCGGTTCTCCTACGACCTGACCGACCGCAACCGCGGCTACGGCCAGCTGCTCGACAAGAAGGCCACCCTGCGCCAGATCGTCGAGACCAACATCGCGCTCGGGCGCCTGCATCCCGGCGAGGCCATCGACCCGAGCGAATTCCTCATGGCGCCGCGCGACAAGGTGTACCGCATCCTGTCCAAGGAGAAGGACTTCGAGTCCCAGGCGGTGGTGTTCTTCCTGCGCGACTACTCGGGCTCCATGAGCGGCAAGCCCACCGAGGTCGTCGTCAGCCAGCACGTGATGATCTACAGCTGGATCCTCTACCAGTACGCCGGCCAGGTCGAGTCGCGCTTCGTGCTGCACGACACCGAGGCCAAGGAAGTGGAGGACTTCTACACCTACTACAACAGCCGGGTCGCGGGCGGCACCAAGGTCGCGGCCGCCTTCCGCCTCGTGAACGAGATCGTGCGGAAGGAGAACCTGGCCCGGGACTACAACATCTACGTCTTCCACGGCACCGACGGCGACGACTGGGACACCGAGGGCAAGGAGTCGATCCCCGAGATCGAGAAGATGATGACCTATGCCAGCCGCATCGGCGTGACCATCGCCGAGAACAGCTACGGCACGCCGGGCGAGACCGAGGTGGAGAAGTACCTGAAGGCGTCGGGGCTGCTCGAGAGCAAGCCGGGCCTGATCCGGCTGGACGTCATGAGCGAGAGCGCCGAGGAGCCGCGCATCATCCAGGGCATCAAGGCCCTGATCAGCGATTAG
- a CDS encoding serine protein kinase PrkA: MPEENKNALHSHLLALKNDERVFENAFQGISRMILDSPIEKVVVNGKTTYDFKIFRDGKKHIVGMYDEINSFVSYVKDAAEGGSSKEMAYVLVGEPGNGKTFFVEYVSKLYREFLSNDRNRKYSFRFTGLDKIGSYGKITSIESQTYEDPAVLAMNLLETADQSRTHLARKVGFSDEQLDRMYDNYRPLGACSGYIWDEIRQKYDGRIADMLNHVEIFPVPLTESLGTVTGKYPAKDKITSSAVDLLGEESIQRLLHITDTNNPYRFDLRRGALARVAGGGIHFSDEMFKNKKDLVQVYLGVIQNRTIEIDGFKWPIDTLIIATSNNSEFNRFLAEKEEAPIVDRCRISYISHNTNYLLQKQLTQYAIGSEAKTTLTREKLHQDPNLNYAASAAVILTRLPHSEKLTPIETMKLAAGEVAGEKSIKALAEVIDTLSQDTDITNRFGQKGLGQRNLGRAIQLLVEMSETNEGECMFAYDVFKTVERVILDYVNDNNDRAKYLEDLKIARGLYRERIMTEMFNAYMDEPQAIRKDVMNYVNMIIGIDAEHLGPDKMWKYKDPQTGELKALKVDERFIRSIEERLQLKTDEQRETFRTSIRKIYGQKIGLDPNYDFMDNLELVKAVTDVRLKSDIAGAGSLIGALANRTNEENQKLYDRMIDTMLNKLGYCRTCAQKTIEYFCTQEDEN; the protein is encoded by the coding sequence ATGCCTGAAGAGAACAAGAACGCGCTGCACAGCCACCTCCTGGCGCTGAAGAACGACGAGCGGGTCTTCGAGAACGCCTTCCAGGGCATCAGCCGGATGATCCTGGACAGCCCCATCGAGAAGGTCGTCGTCAACGGCAAAACCACCTACGACTTCAAGATCTTCCGCGACGGCAAGAAGCACATCGTCGGCATGTACGACGAGATCAACAGCTTCGTGTCGTACGTGAAGGACGCCGCCGAGGGCGGCTCGTCCAAGGAGATGGCGTACGTGCTGGTGGGCGAGCCGGGCAACGGCAAGACGTTCTTCGTGGAGTACGTCTCCAAGCTCTACCGCGAGTTTTTGAGCAATGATCGCAATCGCAAGTACAGCTTCCGGTTCACCGGGCTGGACAAAATCGGGTCATACGGCAAGATCACGTCCATCGAGAGCCAGACCTACGAGGACCCCGCCGTCCTGGCCATGAACCTGCTCGAGACCGCCGACCAGAGCCGCACCCACCTGGCCCGCAAGGTCGGCTTCAGCGACGAGCAGCTCGATCGGATGTACGACAACTACCGGCCCCTCGGCGCCTGCAGCGGCTACATCTGGGACGAGATCCGGCAGAAGTACGACGGCCGCATCGCCGACATGCTCAACCACGTCGAGATCTTCCCCGTGCCCCTGACCGAGAGCCTCGGCACCGTCACCGGCAAGTACCCGGCGAAGGACAAGATCACCTCCAGCGCCGTCGATCTGCTGGGCGAGGAGTCGATCCAGCGCCTGCTGCACATCACCGACACGAACAACCCGTACCGGTTCGACCTGCGCCGGGGCGCGCTGGCCCGCGTGGCCGGCGGCGGCATCCACTTCTCCGACGAGATGTTCAAGAACAAGAAGGACCTCGTGCAGGTGTACCTGGGCGTGATCCAGAACCGCACCATCGAGATCGACGGCTTCAAGTGGCCCATCGACACGCTGATCATCGCGACCAGCAACAACAGCGAGTTCAACCGCTTCCTGGCCGAGAAGGAGGAGGCGCCGATCGTCGACCGCTGCCGCATCAGCTACATCTCGCACAACACCAACTACCTGCTGCAGAAGCAGCTGACGCAGTATGCGATCGGCTCGGAAGCCAAGACGACCCTCACCCGCGAGAAGCTGCACCAGGATCCCAACCTGAACTACGCGGCCTCGGCGGCGGTCATCCTCACGCGGCTGCCCCACTCCGAGAAGCTGACGCCCATCGAGACCATGAAGCTCGCCGCGGGCGAGGTCGCCGGCGAGAAGAGCATCAAGGCCCTGGCCGAGGTCATCGACACCCTGAGCCAGGACACGGACATCACCAACCGCTTCGGCCAGAAGGGTCTCGGCCAGCGGAACCTCGGCCGCGCCATCCAGCTGCTGGTCGAGATGAGCGAGACCAACGAGGGCGAGTGCATGTTCGCCTACGACGTCTTCAAGACCGTCGAACGCGTCATCCTCGACTACGTGAACGACAACAACGACCGGGCCAAGTATCTCGAGGACCTGAAGATCGCCCGCGGCCTGTACCGCGAGCGGATCATGACCGAGATGTTCAACGCGTACATGGACGAGCCCCAGGCCATCCGCAAGGACGTGATGAACTACGTGAACATGATCATCGGCATCGACGCCGAACACCTCGGCCCGGACAAGATGTGGAAGTACAAGGATCCCCAGACGGGCGAACTGAAGGCCCTGAAGGTGGACGAGCGGTTCATCCGCAGCATCGAGGAGCGGCTGCAGTTGAAGACCGACGAGCAGCGCGAGACCTTCCGCACGTCGATCCGCAAGATCTACGGGCAGAAGATCGGCCTCGACCCGAACTACGACTTCATGGACAACCTCGAACTGGTGAAGGCCGTGACCGACGTGCGCCTGAAGAGCGACATCGCCGGCGCGGGCAGCCTCATCGGCGCCCTGGCCAACCGCACCAACGAGGAGAACCAGAAGCTGTACGACCGCATGATCGACACCATGCTGAACAAGCTCGGCTACTGCCGGACCTGCGCGCAGAAGACCATCGAATACTTCTGCACCCAGGAAGACGAGAACTGA